The Neobacillus sp. OS1-2 genome includes a window with the following:
- a CDS encoding Gmad2 immunoglobulin-like domain-containing protein, with translation MKKVVNFIMIVAVTVSLVACSQQQEEVKKPNTSENTTNPDKPSVKEPKDTMYHNEVFKDVVATESGEEIIVSGKAQVFEGVFQYALYNGEKVLIENNYQTDGAPAWGEFKITFNKELLSTNEIHFELFVYSAKDGSKVNTLDIPMFGK, from the coding sequence ATGAAAAAAGTGGTTAATTTTATCATGATAGTTGCGGTAACAGTTAGTTTAGTAGCTTGTAGTCAACAGCAAGAAGAAGTAAAAAAACCAAATACTTCAGAAAATACAACAAATCCTGATAAGCCAAGTGTAAAAGAACCAAAGGATACGATGTACCATAACGAAGTGTTTAAAGATGTTGTCGCAACAGAATCAGGGGAAGAAATCATTGTATCAGGCAAAGCGCAAGTATTTGAGGGAGTGTTTCAATATGCACTCTATAATGGAGAAAAAGTACTTATCGAAAATAACTATCAAACAGATGGTGCGCCAGCATGGGGCGAATTTAAAATAACTTTTAATAAAGAGTTACTATCCACAAATGAAATCCATTTTGAACTATTTGTCTACTCTGCAAAAGATGGTTCGAAGGTTAATACGTTAGACATCCCTATGTTCGGTAAATAA